In a genomic window of Zingiber officinale cultivar Zhangliang chromosome 9B, Zo_v1.1, whole genome shotgun sequence:
- the LOC122025322 gene encoding uncharacterized protein LOC122025322, translating to MTIQLTFLLSLLLLSLIFAEEHPKKLRSSSPHGLFFENPMPFPPSAYDFFHPNANGAIPATAPLSSLYPGKTSSRARADAVVATSFFSVPSSHHAIGIAAAGVAALVVGLGLVVLVVMITSFFIIKCRAETKKTNSTNVA from the coding sequence ATGACTATTCAGCTCACCTTCCTCTTGTCTCTTTTACTACTGTCCTTGATATTTGCCGAAGAACACCCCAAAAAGCTACGATCATCTTCTCCCCATGGCCTATTCTTTGAAAACCCCATGCCATTCCCGCCCTCGGCGTATGACTTCTTCCATCCAAATGCCAATGGGGCAATACCGGCGACTGCACCACTGTCTTCGCTCTACCCTGGTAAGACATCATCAAGGGCACGAGCAGATGCAGTAGTGGCTACGAGCTTCTTCTCAGTCCCTTCCAGCCATCATGCGATAGGGATAGCGGCTGCTGGCGTTGCTGCTCTGGTAGTTGGACTTGGACTTGTAGTGCTTGTGGTCATGATCACTTCATTTTTCATTATCAAGTGCCGTGCCGAAACTAAGAAGACTAATTCCACCAATGTTGCATGA